The following are encoded together in the Micromonospora lupini genome:
- a CDS encoding DMT family transporter, protein MRSRAAAYPLLAVLAWGAMFPILASALSRVDPLNLTTARYLLAAVILVAVLLLREGSAALRLGGRGVEVVVLGVVGFAGFNLLTNLALEHAAPQQISLFVATTPVITQLVRWARDGVRPKPLLLALSLVALLGVGLVITRGSLAGLGQFGLGGLMMIGAVLGWGIYTHGASRFGAWSPLRFTTLTALAGTAAMLAASIGADAVGWQHAPAAADLVAVTPQLAYAVIVAAVVAVLAWNTGVQRLGAANAALFMNLVPVTTFVVQIARGYRPEAVELVGAAITIAALIAANLATRAPTRPTSLPQSSAVTDPVAVVDPVAVAAR, encoded by the coding sequence ATGCGATCCCGCGCCGCCGCCTACCCGCTGCTCGCCGTGCTCGCCTGGGGCGCGATGTTCCCGATCCTGGCCAGCGCGCTGAGCAGGGTCGACCCGCTCAACCTGACCACCGCCCGCTACCTGCTCGCCGCCGTCATCCTGGTCGCCGTCCTGCTGCTCCGCGAGGGCTCGGCCGCGCTGCGGCTCGGCGGACGGGGGGTCGAGGTCGTGGTGCTCGGCGTCGTCGGCTTCGCCGGCTTCAACCTGCTCACCAACCTGGCGCTCGAACACGCCGCCCCGCAGCAGATCTCCCTCTTCGTGGCCACCACGCCTGTCATCACCCAGCTTGTCCGGTGGGCCCGTGACGGCGTACGACCGAAGCCCCTCCTGCTGGCCCTCTCCCTGGTGGCGCTCCTCGGAGTCGGCCTGGTGATCACCCGCGGGAGCCTGGCCGGTCTCGGCCAGTTCGGTCTCGGCGGGCTCATGATGATCGGCGCGGTGCTCGGCTGGGGCATCTACACCCACGGCGCCAGCCGGTTCGGCGCCTGGTCGCCGCTGCGCTTCACCACGCTGACCGCGCTCGCCGGCACGGCAGCCATGCTTGCCGCGAGCATCGGCGCCGACGCCGTCGGGTGGCAGCACGCGCCGGCCGCCGCCGACCTCGTGGCGGTCACCCCGCAGTTGGCGTACGCCGTGATCGTCGCCGCCGTCGTCGCGGTGCTGGCGTGGAACACTGGCGTGCAGCGGCTGGGCGCCGCCAACGCGGCCCTGTTCATGAACCTGGTCCCGGTGACCACCTTTGTCGTGCAGATCGCCCGCGGCTACCGGCCGGAGGCGGTCGAGCTGGTCGGCGCTGCGATCACCATCGCCGCCCTGATCGCCGCGAACCTCGCCACCAGGGCACCGACCCGGCCGACGTCCCTGCCGCAGTCCAGCGCGGTGACCGACCCGGTCGCGGTGGTCGACCCGGTGGCGGTGGCCGCCCGCTGA
- a CDS encoding ArsR/SmtB family transcription factor, protein MEPHEPDLTAVPVTAVLAALADDVRLQIVRALAERGEAACGSFDFGVSKATRSHHLKVLREAGLTRTRAAGTSRLVRLRRDELDKRYPGLLDAVLTPRSPA, encoded by the coding sequence ATGGAGCCGCACGAACCCGACCTGACCGCCGTACCGGTCACCGCCGTGCTGGCCGCACTCGCCGACGACGTGCGGCTGCAGATCGTGCGGGCGCTCGCCGAGCGCGGCGAGGCGGCCTGCGGCAGCTTCGACTTCGGCGTCTCCAAGGCGACCCGCAGTCACCACCTCAAGGTGCTGCGCGAGGCGGGCCTCACCCGCACCCGGGCCGCCGGCACCAGCCGGCTGGTCCGGCTCCGCCGCGACGAGTTGGACAAGCGGTACCCGGGCCTCCTGGACGCCGTCCTCACCCCACGTTCTCCAGCCTGA
- a CDS encoding DoxX family protein — MNVSRLGGPTLSLFRIVTGLLFMLHGLSSVFGLFGGNPTTGAAIPFGSWPGWWAALIQLVCGALVLAGLLTRPAALLASGSMAYAYFVVHQPEDLLPLHNGGELSALFCWSFLLVAALGSGPWALDALFARRRADAPQASVADPAPVSA; from the coding sequence ATGAACGTCTCTCGGCTCGGCGGGCCGACCCTGTCCCTGTTCCGCATCGTGACCGGCCTGCTGTTCATGTTGCACGGCCTGTCCTCGGTCTTCGGGTTGTTCGGCGGCAACCCGACGACCGGTGCGGCCATACCGTTCGGCTCCTGGCCGGGCTGGTGGGCCGCGCTGATCCAACTGGTCTGCGGCGCGCTGGTCCTGGCCGGGCTCCTCACCCGGCCCGCCGCGCTCCTCGCCTCCGGCTCGATGGCGTACGCCTATTTCGTGGTCCACCAGCCCGAAGACCTGCTCCCGCTGCACAACGGCGGTGAGCTGTCGGCGCTCTTCTGCTGGTCGTTCCTGCTGGTCGCGGCACTCGGCTCGGGTCCCTGGGCGCTCGACGCGCTGTTCGCCCGGCGTCGCGCCGACGCTCCACAGGCGTCGGTGGCCGACCCCGCACCCGTTTCCGCCTGA
- a CDS encoding DUF4232 domain-containing protein, whose amino-acid sequence MITQTTARRRASAASAAVAAVAAVLLLAACTIDEHRYQGGDPTGPPPPPRVHPTATPAATPSASADPLADCPASGVRIRSTGGDAAMGLRALGVELINCGERPYRLNGYPVLWVLDEQRKPIILSVVNGAKEITSGFDEPPRPVTLQRGERAVATVLWRNLVTDSEVVATAGTYLTVAPSAGQPAEEVDPDGPVDVGNTGQIGVSAWKKATT is encoded by the coding sequence ATGATCACACAGACGACAGCACGGCGACGGGCCAGCGCGGCCAGCGCGGCGGTCGCGGCGGTCGCGGCGGTTCTCCTGCTCGCCGCCTGCACGATCGACGAGCATCGCTACCAGGGCGGGGATCCCACGGGACCGCCGCCGCCCCCACGCGTGCACCCGACCGCGACCCCGGCCGCGACCCCTTCGGCGAGCGCCGACCCGCTGGCCGACTGCCCGGCCTCGGGCGTGCGGATCCGGTCCACGGGAGGGGACGCGGCGATGGGTCTGCGCGCGCTCGGCGTGGAGCTGATCAACTGCGGTGAGCGCCCCTACCGGCTCAACGGCTACCCGGTGCTGTGGGTCCTGGACGAGCAGCGCAAGCCGATCATCCTGAGCGTGGTCAACGGCGCAAAGGAGATCACGTCGGGCTTCGACGAGCCGCCGCGGCCGGTCACGCTGCAGAGGGGCGAGCGGGCCGTCGCCACAGTCCTCTGGCGCAACCTGGTCACCGATTCCGAAGTGGTGGCCACCGCCGGGACGTACCTGACTGTCGCGCCGTCCGCCGGCCAGCCGGCCGAGGAGGTCGACCCGGACGGGCCGGTCGACGTGGGCAACACCGGCCAGATCGGCGTCAGCGCCTGGAAGAAAGCTACGACGTGA
- a CDS encoding ABC transporter permease — MAGSSVEAPVGVTDPAGAARGYRPSATMPFAAEFRRQASRRRTQLALGFMVLLPLIILIAFQFNSGGHDDNGNNEFASLVDLATSGGLNFTLFSIFVSASFLLVVVVALFCGDTVASEASWGSLRYLLAVPVPRARLLTVKLVVALAYSGLALLLLAVTALLAGTLRYGWSPLRSTVAAELEPTEGLLRLLAVLGYLAVVLLVVAGLAFLLSVTTDAALGAVGGAVLLWILSSILDQITALGALRDFLPTHFSTAWLGLLSTPVQTDDVVRGCISAISYATLFWGLAFWRFTRKDITS, encoded by the coding sequence ATGGCTGGATCGTCCGTCGAGGCGCCCGTGGGCGTCACCGACCCGGCCGGTGCGGCCCGGGGCTACCGGCCCTCGGCCACCATGCCCTTCGCGGCGGAGTTCCGCAGGCAGGCGTCCCGGCGCCGGACCCAGCTGGCGCTCGGGTTCATGGTGCTGCTGCCGCTGATCATCCTGATCGCCTTCCAGTTCAACTCCGGGGGCCACGACGACAACGGCAACAACGAGTTCGCCAGTCTTGTCGACCTGGCCACCTCCGGAGGGCTCAACTTCACCCTCTTCTCCATCTTCGTGTCGGCGTCGTTCCTGCTGGTCGTGGTCGTCGCGCTGTTCTGCGGCGACACGGTGGCCAGCGAGGCGAGCTGGGGCAGCCTGCGCTACCTGCTGGCCGTTCCGGTGCCCCGGGCCCGTCTGCTGACGGTGAAGCTTGTGGTCGCGCTCGCGTACTCGGGGCTGGCCCTGCTGCTGCTGGCCGTCACCGCCCTGCTCGCCGGCACCCTGCGCTACGGCTGGTCGCCGCTGCGCAGCACGGTCGCCGCCGAACTGGAGCCGACCGAGGGGCTGCTGCGGCTGCTGGCCGTGCTCGGCTACCTGGCGGTCGTACTCCTGGTGGTGGCCGGCCTGGCGTTCCTGCTGTCGGTGACGACGGACGCCGCGCTGGGCGCGGTCGGCGGGGCGGTTCTGCTGTGGATCCTGTCCAGCATCCTGGACCAGATCACCGCGCTGGGGGCGCTGCGCGACTTCCTGCCCACCCACTTCAGCACCGCCTGGCTGGGGCTGCTGTCGACCCCGGTGCAGACCGACGACGTGGTCCGCGGCTGCATCTCGGCGATCAGCTACGCGACGCTGTTCTGGGGGTTGGCCTTCTGGCGCTTCACCCGCAAGGACATCACGTCGTAG
- a CDS encoding alpha/beta fold hydrolase, which produces MRSPSPAAWFRRALPTRRRAIAAAAVVVLLAVAVTWAVWPQGSGVRTQSAMLTVRSGPSGDQPVDLDTTLYLPDDASSGRKVPAVLLAHGFGGTKESVRSDAEEFAGRGYAVLTWTARGFGRSGGEIHLDNPDYEVRDAQRLLDWLAARPEVRTDAPGDPKVGVVGGSYGGGLALLLAAQDRRVDAIVPMITWNDLSRAFLPESTGGAPTEGVFKKGWAGLFFGGGGNVGSGPAGLSGATAAQPQGAPASAGPPSPGPGEGPGTAPGGAPAGAADPSCGRFAADVCAAYLRIATAGRADQAAVDLLRRSSPAGVLDRIKAPTLLVQGEADTLFPLGEADANAKGIAVAGTPVRVAWFTGGHDGGSGPRSDEDRVKFLTVQWLDHYVKGEGDAPGDDFTWSRIAGFDALDRGLVATGFRRVDYPGLAGNARRDVAVAGPAQPIANPPNGNPAAISSIPFAGGLASLLDGVAGDVPGQHARFESAPLTEAVDVAGAPTVTVRAASPTGEAVLFVKLYDVDPDGTATLPNGLVAPVRLTGLPKQVQDARPVTVTLPGIVRRVEAGHRLRLVVATSDQAYTTPAEPTVYTVAADGAVSLPTVDGEPIPTAATLWRWVLAGLLAAIVIGLVVVVAVVRRRHRRQDRSVHPEYADTPLAVRALRKEYADGFVAVSNVDFEVHPGQVVGLLGPNGAGKTTTLRVLMGLTQPTAGEIYVFGRRLVPGSPVLSRIGALVEGPGFLPHLSGLENLKAYWRATGRPWEDAHFDAALEIAGLGDSVHRKIKNYSHGMRQRLAIAQAMLGLPELLVLDEPTDGLDPPQIAEMRRVLQRYATDGRAVLVSSHLLAEVEQTCTHAVVVNKGRIVASGPVQEIVGESPSVLFDVTDPVAARAVLDRLHGVRVLPESDGQLVVDTNGTARSEVVAELVRAGIGVDRVVPRRRLEDAFLALVGDNSRGSGDR; this is translated from the coding sequence ATGAGATCGCCGTCGCCGGCCGCGTGGTTCCGGCGTGCCCTGCCCACCCGCCGCCGCGCGATAGCCGCAGCGGCGGTCGTCGTGCTGCTGGCGGTCGCCGTCACCTGGGCGGTGTGGCCGCAGGGATCGGGCGTACGCACCCAGAGCGCGATGCTCACGGTCCGCTCCGGACCGTCCGGTGACCAGCCCGTCGACCTGGACACCACCCTCTACCTGCCGGACGACGCGTCGTCCGGCAGGAAGGTCCCGGCGGTGCTGCTGGCGCACGGGTTCGGCGGGACCAAGGAGTCGGTGCGCTCCGACGCGGAGGAGTTCGCGGGGCGCGGCTACGCGGTGCTCACCTGGACCGCGCGGGGTTTCGGCCGTAGCGGCGGCGAGATCCACCTGGACAACCCGGACTACGAGGTGCGCGACGCCCAGCGGCTGCTGGACTGGCTGGCCGCCCGGCCCGAGGTGCGCACCGACGCCCCGGGCGACCCGAAGGTCGGCGTGGTCGGCGGCTCGTACGGCGGCGGTCTGGCGCTGTTGCTTGCCGCCCAGGACCGTCGGGTGGACGCGATCGTCCCCATGATCACTTGGAACGACCTGTCCCGGGCGTTCCTCCCGGAGAGCACCGGCGGGGCGCCGACCGAGGGCGTTTTCAAGAAGGGCTGGGCGGGTCTCTTCTTCGGTGGGGGCGGCAACGTGGGCTCCGGTCCGGCCGGGCTCTCCGGAGCGACCGCCGCCCAGCCGCAGGGGGCGCCGGCGTCGGCCGGCCCGCCGAGCCCGGGGCCTGGCGAGGGCCCGGGCACCGCTCCCGGAGGGGCCCCGGCCGGTGCCGCCGACCCGTCCTGCGGCCGGTTCGCCGCCGACGTGTGCGCCGCGTACCTGCGGATCGCCACCGCCGGCCGCGCCGACCAGGCGGCCGTGGACCTGCTGCGCCGCTCCAGCCCGGCCGGTGTGCTGGACCGGATCAAGGCCCCCACCCTGCTGGTACAGGGCGAGGCGGACACTCTCTTTCCGCTCGGCGAGGCGGACGCGAACGCGAAGGGCATCGCCGTCGCCGGCACCCCCGTACGCGTCGCCTGGTTCACCGGTGGGCACGACGGCGGCAGTGGACCCCGCTCGGACGAGGACCGGGTGAAGTTCCTGACCGTCCAGTGGCTCGACCACTACGTCAAGGGCGAGGGCGACGCGCCGGGCGACGACTTCACCTGGTCGCGGATCGCCGGCTTCGACGCGCTCGACAGGGGTCTGGTCGCCACCGGATTCCGCCGCGTCGACTATCCGGGCCTGGCCGGCAACGCCCGCCGCGACGTCGCGGTCGCCGGCCCGGCGCAGCCGATCGCCAACCCGCCGAACGGCAACCCGGCCGCCATCTCCTCGATCCCGTTCGCCGGTGGCCTCGCCTCGCTGCTCGACGGGGTGGCCGGCGACGTGCCCGGCCAGCACGCGCGCTTCGAGTCGGCGCCGCTGACCGAGGCCGTCGACGTGGCGGGAGCACCAACTGTGACCGTGCGGGCCGCCTCGCCGACCGGGGAGGCCGTGCTCTTCGTCAAGCTCTACGACGTCGACCCCGACGGCACGGCGACCCTGCCGAACGGACTGGTCGCCCCCGTTCGGCTCACCGGCCTGCCGAAACAGGTCCAGGACGCCCGCCCGGTCACCGTCACGCTGCCCGGGATCGTCCGCCGCGTCGAGGCCGGGCACCGGCTGCGACTGGTGGTCGCCACCTCCGACCAGGCGTACACCACGCCCGCCGAGCCCACCGTCTACACGGTGGCCGCGGACGGCGCGGTCAGCCTGCCCACTGTCGACGGCGAGCCGATCCCCACCGCGGCGACGCTCTGGCGCTGGGTGCTCGCCGGCCTGCTCGCCGCCATCGTGATCGGGCTCGTCGTGGTCGTCGCCGTGGTCCGCCGCCGGCACCGACGCCAGGACCGCTCCGTGCATCCGGAGTACGCGGACACCCCGCTGGCCGTGCGCGCGCTGCGCAAGGAGTACGCGGACGGCTTCGTCGCCGTGTCGAACGTGGACTTCGAGGTGCACCCGGGTCAGGTGGTGGGTCTGCTCGGGCCGAACGGCGCCGGCAAGACCACCACCCTGCGGGTGCTGATGGGGCTGACCCAGCCGACCGCCGGGGAGATCTACGTGTTCGGCCGTCGGCTGGTACCCGGCTCGCCGGTGCTGTCCCGGATCGGGGCGCTGGTGGAGGGGCCCGGGTTCCTGCCGCACCTGTCGGGTCTGGAGAACCTGAAGGCGTACTGGCGGGCCACCGGACGGCCCTGGGAGGACGCGCACTTCGACGCGGCCCTGGAGATCGCCGGGCTTGGCGACTCGGTGCACCGGAAGATCAAGAACTACAGCCACGGCATGCGTCAACGGCTCGCCATCGCCCAGGCCATGCTCGGTCTTCCCGAGCTGCTGGTGCTGGACGAGCCGACCGACGGGCTCGACCCGCCGCAGATCGCCGAGATGCGCCGCGTCCTCCAGCGCTACGCCACCGACGGTCGGGCGGTGCTGGTCTCCAGCCACCTGCTGGCCGAGGTCGAGCAGACCTGCACGCACGCCGTCGTGGTGAACAAGGGCCGGATCGTCGCGTCCGGGCCGGTGCAGGAGATCGTGGGCGAGTCGCCGAGCGTCCTGTTCGACGTCACCGACCCGGTGGCGGCGCGGGCGGTGCTGGATCGGCTGCACGGCGTACGGGTGCTACCGGAGAGCGACGGGCAGCTGGTGGTCGACACCAACGGCACGGCCCGCAGCGAGGTGGTGGCCGAGCTGGTGCGCGCCGGCATCGGGGTGGACCGGGTGGTGCCCCGGCGGCGCCTGGAGGACGCGTTCCTCGCCCTGGTGGGCGACAACTCACGGGGAAGCGGTGACAGGTGA
- a CDS encoding nitrate- and nitrite sensing domain-containing protein, whose amino-acid sequence MLLGRLRIRGKLALLVVIPLLSMVGLAVPVVLERVAAAQRAADITEQVRLASRVGSLVQDLQQERILSVGFLLGRVERSELVRKAADVDDRVADLRADGGDALTERVDHALNGVSSLIDLRTAVLAGAANPGQVMDAFGPVNRGLIESLRLVYSVDTETLPGRQVLALDGLLRADEGLGACATLSILVKAIGSPDTTAGYVACIAALQVDNLRFRTLITPEQLKVAQLNDAAVAARTSPDFLITSARDPAGAVRDVPMDALFPAVRTMIRLGQFVEKKLVADVLAEVKADQRRALTAAYLVGAAAALILALVVLLSAAVARTVARPLSQLTRSADRVARVAEAELVRVTDDETEHVQSVRLEPVVIRSSDEIGDLARAFDRVQNTAAQLVERQVAGRRNVAQMFGHVGRRTQNLVSRQLALIDRLEQQEADAGRLEHLYRLDHISSRLRRNAGSLVVLSGSAGADAHTAPVPLADVVRLALGEIEDYTRVEVQVPAGIAAAPAVVGDLVLALAELMENATVFSPPHTRVLVAGETSGRGARITVVDNGIGMSEQRLAEENARLTRRERLDLAPTEVLGLFVVGRLARRHGWEVSLAATVGGGVTAQVEIPQTSLVVRRADRAGVTVARAAVPDRGRRPALDSAREARSSRTAVAAPAGFDTDLLSRATRSLESGQSWDAFGAREPVDTDVPAAAAQGSAAAVDSPATATPTTATPTTAGTGAASGPRVRQRVPGASLPATAAPARPVDATGADPDAARALVEAFQSGVRRAELSVPPAGRPGGQWSMRTATDPVTGAGPTVADPGATVDLPATPGGLGPRMADSAGVTRGRPRLSRRVPGANLTVSPPCQPPSQHLGDPAEVRDLITEFEAGVARALREVSPDRQNEEGSSR is encoded by the coding sequence ATGCTTCTCGGTAGGCTACGGATCCGTGGAAAGCTCGCGTTGCTCGTGGTGATCCCCCTGCTCAGCATGGTCGGCCTCGCGGTGCCCGTGGTGCTGGAACGGGTGGCCGCCGCGCAACGCGCCGCCGACATCACCGAGCAGGTACGGCTCGCCAGCCGGGTCGGCAGCCTCGTCCAGGACCTGCAACAGGAACGAATCCTGTCGGTCGGCTTCCTCCTCGGCCGGGTCGAACGCTCCGAACTGGTTCGCAAGGCCGCCGACGTGGACGACCGGGTGGCCGACCTGCGGGCCGACGGCGGCGACGCGCTTACCGAGCGGGTCGACCACGCGCTCAACGGGGTGTCCAGCCTCATCGACCTGCGGACGGCCGTGCTGGCCGGCGCCGCGAATCCCGGTCAGGTGATGGACGCGTTCGGCCCGGTCAACAGGGGGTTGATCGAGTCGCTGCGGCTGGTTTACAGCGTGGACACCGAGACGTTGCCGGGCCGTCAGGTGCTCGCCCTGGACGGGCTGCTGCGCGCCGACGAGGGGCTGGGCGCGTGCGCCACCCTGAGCATCCTGGTCAAGGCGATCGGCAGCCCGGACACCACCGCCGGGTACGTGGCGTGCATCGCCGCCCTCCAGGTCGACAACCTGCGCTTCCGTACCCTCATCACGCCCGAGCAGCTCAAGGTGGCCCAGCTCAACGACGCCGCGGTGGCCGCGCGTACCAGCCCCGACTTCCTGATCACCAGCGCCCGCGACCCGGCCGGAGCGGTCCGCGACGTGCCGATGGACGCGCTCTTCCCGGCCGTCCGCACGATGATCCGGCTCGGTCAGTTCGTCGAGAAGAAGCTCGTCGCCGACGTTCTCGCCGAGGTGAAGGCCGACCAGCGGCGGGCGCTTACCGCCGCGTACCTGGTGGGTGCCGCGGCGGCGCTGATCCTGGCGCTTGTGGTGCTGCTCAGCGCGGCTGTCGCGCGGACTGTGGCTCGACCGCTGAGCCAGCTCACCCGCTCCGCGGACCGGGTCGCCCGGGTCGCCGAGGCGGAGCTGGTGCGGGTCACCGACGACGAGACGGAGCACGTCCAGTCGGTTCGGTTGGAGCCGGTGGTCATCCGGTCCAGCGACGAGATCGGTGACCTGGCCCGGGCCTTCGACCGGGTGCAGAACACCGCGGCCCAGCTTGTCGAGCGGCAGGTGGCCGGCCGCCGCAACGTGGCGCAGATGTTCGGCCACGTCGGGCGGCGTACGCAGAATCTGGTGAGCCGGCAGCTCGCGCTCATCGACCGGCTGGAGCAGCAGGAGGCCGACGCGGGTCGCCTGGAGCACCTGTACCGGCTCGACCACATCTCCAGCCGGCTGCGGCGTAACGCCGGCAGCCTGGTGGTGCTCTCCGGCTCGGCCGGCGCCGACGCGCACACCGCGCCGGTGCCGCTGGCCGACGTGGTCCGGCTGGCGCTCGGCGAGATCGAGGACTACACACGCGTCGAGGTGCAGGTGCCGGCGGGCATCGCCGCAGCTCCGGCGGTGGTCGGTGACCTCGTCCTGGCGCTGGCCGAGCTGATGGAGAACGCGACTGTCTTCTCCCCGCCGCACACCCGGGTGCTGGTGGCCGGCGAGACCTCCGGGCGGGGCGCCCGGATCACTGTGGTGGACAACGGCATCGGCATGAGCGAGCAGCGACTTGCCGAGGAGAACGCACGACTCACCAGGCGGGAACGTCTCGACCTGGCGCCGACCGAGGTGCTCGGTCTCTTCGTGGTGGGCCGGCTGGCCCGCCGCCACGGCTGGGAGGTGAGCCTGGCCGCCACCGTCGGCGGCGGGGTGACCGCGCAGGTGGAGATCCCGCAGACGTCGCTTGTGGTGCGTCGCGCCGACCGGGCCGGGGTGACTGTCGCCCGAGCCGCCGTACCGGACCGGGGCCGACGACCGGCTCTCGACTCCGCCCGCGAGGCCCGCTCCTCCCGTACCGCCGTGGCGGCGCCGGCCGGGTTCGACACGGACCTGCTCAGCCGGGCCACCCGCAGCCTGGAGTCGGGGCAGTCCTGGGACGCGTTCGGCGCCCGGGAACCTGTCGACACCGACGTACCCGCCGCTGCGGCACAGGGTTCAGCCGCCGCCGTGGACAGCCCCGCAACCGCGACCCCGACGACCGCAACCCCGACGACGGCGGGTACGGGCGCGGCCTCCGGTCCCCGGGTGCGTCAGCGGGTGCCCGGTGCCAGCCTCCCCGCCACCGCCGCGCCGGCCCGACCGGTCGACGCCACAGGCGCGGACCCGGACGCGGCCCGCGCACTTGTCGAGGCGTTCCAGTCCGGAGTACGCCGGGCCGAGCTGAGCGTCCCGCCGGCCGGCCGCCCCGGCGGGCAGTGGTCGATGCGGACGGCCACCGATCCGGTCACCGGCGCCGGCCCCACGGTGGCGGACCCGGGGGCTACCGTCGACCTGCCCGCCACGCCGGGCGGTCTCGGCCCCAGGATGGCGGACTCCGCCGGAGTCACCAGGGGCCGTCCCCGGCTGAGCCGCCGGGTGCCCGGCGCCAACCTCACGGTCTCCCCACCCTGCCAGCCGCCCAGCCAACACCTCGGGGACCCGGCCGAGGTACGCGACCTCATCACCGAGTTCGAGGCGGGCGTCGCCCGTGCTCTCCGGGAAGTCAGCCCAGACCGTCAGAACGAAGAAGGATCATCACGGTGA
- a CDS encoding roadblock/LC7 domain-containing protein: protein MTSPFLHDNVDHQSQPGAVGDLSPEARTFNWLLDSFTSSTAGVLEAIAVSSDGLLMAMSSIKDRSNAERLAAVVSGMTSLAGGAASWYALGGLNRVIVDMADGYLLISAISSGSVLGVVADRSANLGTVAYEMTLFAGRAGGALTPRLIVELKNAVQQ, encoded by the coding sequence GTGACCAGCCCCTTCCTGCACGACAACGTCGACCACCAGAGCCAGCCCGGCGCCGTCGGGGACCTCAGTCCCGAGGCGCGCACGTTCAACTGGCTGCTGGACTCCTTCACCTCCAGCACGGCCGGGGTGCTGGAGGCGATCGCGGTCTCCTCGGACGGGCTGCTGATGGCCATGTCGTCGATCAAGGACCGCTCCAACGCGGAGCGGCTGGCCGCCGTGGTCTCCGGCATGACCAGCCTCGCCGGCGGCGCGGCCAGCTGGTACGCGCTCGGCGGCCTGAACCGTGTGATCGTCGACATGGCGGACGGCTACCTGCTGATCAGCGCGATCAGCAGTGGTTCCGTGCTCGGCGTCGTCGCCGACCGGTCGGCGAACCTGGGCACCGTCGCGTACGAGATGACGCTCTTCGCCGGTCGGGCCGGCGGTGCGCTGACCCCGCGACTGATCGTCGAACTGAAGAACGCCGTCCAGCAATGA
- a CDS encoding DUF742 domain-containing protein, with product MTPDVADEDPDPEPGTRIRPYLRTPHPGGGGPPAAPEPEQGGGGPTGPRPFVLTSGRVAGADPAIGLETQVTLRPDGGRWTEPPVGLLAPELQAIIALCAEPISVAELSARTRLQFGVTRVLVGDLRAAGHLDVHVTDANDAFDPDLILRVIDGLRAIS from the coding sequence ATGACCCCCGACGTCGCCGACGAGGACCCGGACCCGGAGCCCGGGACCCGGATCCGCCCCTACCTGCGCACGCCGCACCCGGGTGGGGGCGGCCCGCCGGCGGCACCGGAGCCCGAGCAGGGCGGCGGCGGCCCGACAGGTCCGCGGCCGTTCGTGCTCACCTCCGGGCGAGTGGCCGGCGCGGATCCGGCGATCGGGCTGGAGACGCAGGTGACCCTGCGCCCGGACGGCGGCCGCTGGACCGAACCACCTGTCGGCCTGCTGGCGCCGGAGCTCCAGGCGATCATCGCGCTCTGCGCCGAGCCGATCTCGGTGGCCGAACTCTCCGCCCGGACCCGGCTCCAGTTCGGCGTGACCCGGGTCCTGGTCGGCGACCTGCGGGCCGCCGGGCACCTGGACGTGCACGTCACCGACGCCAACGACGCCTTCGACCCCGACCTCATCCTGCGAGTGATTGATGGACTTCGTGCGATCTCCTGA
- a CDS encoding GTP-binding protein, translated as MDFVRSPEWPVVPIGGLAGNSATARYSTAPGTPGAVGRATPPPAGPPPPYRPPADAGPTNRPPAAPPVPVKILVAGGFGVGKTTTVGAISEIAPLTTEAEMTSAGIGVDDPGVRSTKTTTTVAMDFGCVTIDRSLKLYLFGTPGQARFGFMWDDLARGALGALVVVDSARLDDCFPAIDFFERAGLPFVVGVNAFDGRLALELGEIRWALAIGDHVPLVQFDARDRLSVRDALLVVLDRALDRATRDRKA; from the coding sequence ATGGACTTCGTGCGATCTCCTGAATGGCCGGTCGTCCCGATCGGAGGACTCGCCGGCAACAGCGCCACCGCCCGCTACAGCACGGCCCCGGGGACTCCCGGAGCGGTCGGGCGTGCCACGCCGCCGCCCGCCGGGCCGCCACCGCCGTACCGGCCACCGGCCGACGCCGGCCCGACCAACCGGCCACCCGCGGCGCCACCCGTGCCGGTCAAGATCCTCGTCGCCGGCGGGTTCGGAGTGGGCAAGACCACCACGGTCGGGGCGATCTCCGAGATCGCGCCGCTGACCACCGAGGCCGAGATGACAAGCGCCGGAATCGGCGTGGACGACCCGGGCGTACGGTCGACCAAGACCACCACGACTGTGGCGATGGATTTTGGTTGCGTGACCATCGACCGCAGCCTGAAGCTCTACCTGTTCGGCACCCCTGGTCAGGCACGCTTCGGTTTCATGTGGGACGACCTGGCCCGGGGCGCGCTCGGCGCGCTGGTGGTGGTCGACAGCGCCCGGCTGGACGACTGTTTCCCGGCGATCGACTTCTTCGAGCGGGCCGGGTTGCCGTTCGTGGTCGGGGTCAACGCGTTCGACGGGCGACTGGCCCTGGAACTCGGCGAGATCCGGTGGGCGCTCGCCATCGGCGACCATGTGCCCCTGGTGCAGTTCGACGCCCGGGACCGGCTCTCGGTGCGGGACGCCCTGCTGGTCGTCCTGGACCGGGCGTTGGACCGGGCCACCCGGGACAGGAAGGCCTGA